The Maridesulfovibrio sp. genomic sequence GTTACTATTGAATGTTTTATGGATAGTTACAAATATTCAGGTGATATTTGTTCGGTTCCGATAGTTAATGTATCTGAAATAGGGCGTTTCAGTGCATGTAAGGTTGTTATTGCATCTATGTATTATGAGGAAATAGCAGCAGAACTTGAAGCCAGAGGCTGCATTGATTATTTTGTTTTTTCAAAAAGAGATCATTCTGCTCATATTGTTAACGATTTTATTATGATAGACAGGCATAAAATGCTTATGCTTCGAGAGACTCCAAGTCTGGAAATGGAAGGTGTATTTTATATTTTCAATCTTGGTCCCGGGGTAGATGCTGAGAAAAGGTTAATAAATTTTTTAGGCTGTGAAGATATTCCCTGTGGCGGCCATGCTTTTTTAACTGTTCTTGATTATGATTATGAGGCTGTTTTCAGCAGGATTAATCATCGCAGATATAATAGATTCTGCCTAATCGACTATGATGGAAGTGATTCCCAGCTTATCGGCCTGACCGAATATATAACAAATTTTTTGGATAAACAGGTTTTAATTTATAAACGTCCTTATCCTCAGCGAAATTTTTCAGTTGTTGAGGGGAAAAAGCTCTTATTCCTTGAAATATGTAAAAATGCACTTTCCAGTTCAGTTGAAATAATTAAGCAGGTAGCTGATAAATACAGAGACTACCGGGTTCTTTTTATGAAGCAGCGCAATTTTGGGGACGTATGTGATCCTGTTTTTGAAAGTTATACCAAGTTTGCTATTGTTCGAAATCCTTACCAAAGGCTGTCTTCTGTTTATTCCCATATAATGCGGGAGGCGCCGAACGCTTTTCTTTATCCTGTTTTAAAAAAATCCATTCCGAATTTTGACTTTGAGTCATTTTGTAAATTTGTCGCAAAATGCCCGGATGAATTCGCTGATGTGCATTTTAAATCCCAGACTGCCCATCTGACCCTTCCTAACGGATTAGCCAGTGATTTCAATCTGCTGCGTATGGAAAATTACGCCGATGATATTAAGAGTTTTTTTGCTTCAATAGGCGAGGATATTGAAGTTCTCCACAAGAATAGATCCCGGCCTAACAAGGTTGATTACATCAAGGATTATTATACCCCAGAGTTGATTCAGCTTGTTAATGAGAGGTATAAGGATGATTTTATAAATTTCGGGTATGACTTTTTGTAGTAATTCTATGAATTTTAAAATTGAAAATCCCCCGCAGCGGGCAGGTTCTGCGGGGGATTTCCAATGATGATGAATATATCTTACAGGATTTTATCGTCTGTTAGTTCCTTTCAGGCCGCCTTGCGGTTTCCGGTGAAGCAGATGGACCGGTCCATGTGGCGGACTTTGGTCAGTATTTTTTTGACTATCCTTTTGTATCGGGGCAGATCCTTGGGGGTATAGCTTGCCTGAGCCCTTGCCAGCCCAGCGATATCGAGAATTTCATTATACAGGTAGGGCATGTAGAGCAGATCCTGCCTGATGAAAAAGTATACATCATGGAGAGCCTTATGGATCTCATCCTGATTTTTCCCATGTTTGCGGAAAAGTTTTTCCAGCCTCTTGGTCACATGGTTAAGCGATGATGTCCACTTGGGACTGCGCGGTTCGAAATTGGGCAAAGGCCTAGGTGTGGAAGTCTTCTTCATGGCGTTCTCAAATGAATCCATGATTTCGGGAATGGCAGAGAGCAATCCCGCCTCGTTTATTTTCTGCATATCCACATTGTGTGTGCCTTCAATTACAGCACAGCCGCCGTAGAGGTTGTAAAACGGTGTCTGGAGCTTTTTGATGTCATCTTCCATTTCCCGTTTTGATGTCACATACTGCACTGTTGAGCTGAGTTTTTCTCCATCAGCATTTTTCAGTTCTACCAGCATGGCCGGATTGTAGCTGTTGTTTCGTACTGCATTGGTGTTCTGGTGGCCGGGAGCATGGGAAGAGTCTCCCTTCCATGCGAAATCCTGACCCACGAGCAGAATATGCTTGAATCCGCACCAGTCAAGAAATCTTGCCAACGTGATGCTGACGTTACTGCCTGCGTCAAAAATTTCTTCGTGGTTGCCAAGGACGAAGGTTCCGATTCCGCCCACGGTCCACATGGGAATAGTCGGTCCGGGGTATGCTTCAAGCACTTTATGGTCCAGCTTGGAGGAGTAGATGAGCGGGATATCTTTGGCCCACTCGCGATCCAACTGCTTGTATACGTTGATCATAGAATCGTTATAGTCGATACCTACACAGAAATGGGGTTTGATGCCCACTTTTTGGACAGCGGGAAGACCCTGCAGCGAGGTGGTGAAGATGGCCTGCCCCGGATTCTTTGCCAGCTCGGGACCGAATTCAGCCAGTGACGGCCCTGCACCCAGAATTACCGCACCCATTCCGCGTCCTGACCCTTTGAGCGGGGTGATGCTTCCGTCTCCGAGGATGCGTGAAAAATTATCCAGCTCGTTGCCGACCATGACATCCTGCTTGAGTCTCAGGGTGTTCATTTCAGCCGAGAAGGATTCAAGTTTATTACGTATTATATTGGACCAGCGGGCATATTCCGGGCCGAGCTGCTGGCTTGCCATGTCTGATCGCAAATAAATTTTACCGTATACGAATTGAAGGTCGAGGTCTTTAATGATACTCATCAAACTGTTTTCATCGACTGGACAAAAATGGAGCTTGCCGGCCTTCAGGAAAGGGCGGTAGTCAGTCTGCCCCAGGCAGGCGAGCAACATCTCGGGATTCGGCTCGACAACAATTACCTTGTGACTTTCCGGTGTATTCATCAGCACCTGATTAAGCCCGTAACCCACGTTGCAACCCACAATGATGGTGGCACTGGTATTTGGTTTTTCTTTTGCGGTCCAACTTTTATAAAGGGCATTGGGCGGTACGGTTTCGAACATTCCGTTACCGTCTTCCATTTTCCAGTCTAGAATGTTCCACTTATTCTGGAAGAGTGAGTTTGTAAGCTGCTCTTCGTCAATATCCTGACTGCTCAGCCAGGAATAAAAGGGCGGGTTGTATGTTGAAAGTGCTTCGATGTTGTCTTTAAGAAAAGGATAGGCTGACATTTGTTCCGTCCTTGGCAGACTGTTTTTATTAGCTGTAGCTTGTTCCGGGTTCATTCCTTGCCCCGGCGTTTCCAACCAGGCTGATGATCTCTGCCCTGTATTTGCAAAATGGTTGCCAGAAACAAAAAGGACGTGGCCTGTTTTTCGTTTTCTTGTAGATAATTATTTGAAAGGATTAGATAAAATGTTTGCTCGTGATATTCTTGAGTTGGTAGGCGGAACTCCTCTTGTCGAGATGCGGGGGCTCAATCCCAATAAAAAAGTCAAGATTCTGGCTAAGCTGGAATCCATGAATCCCGGCGGATCCATCAAAGACCGTGCAGCCGGGGCAATGATCCGCAAAGCCGAGAAGAGTGGAGAGTTGACACCGGATAAAATCATCATCGAAGCCACATCAGGCAATACCGGGATAGGGCTGGCCATGGCCTGCGCTGTGCGCGGCTACAAGCTGATGCTGATTATGCCCGAGACAGCTTCTGAAGAACGCAAGATGATTATGCGTGCCTACGGCGCCGAGATAATGCTTACCCCCGGACATCTCGCCACAGACGGAGCCATTGAACTGGCCTACCGTTTTTACCGTGAGGAACCGGAAAAATATCTTCTCATGGACCAGTATAACAATGAAGCCTCCATCGAGGCTCATTATGACGGCACCGGGCAGGAAATCTGGGATCAGACTGACGGCAAGGTTACTCATGTGGTGGCTTGCCTCGGTACGACCGGAACAGTCATGGGTATCACCAAGCGCCTCAAGGAATTGAACAAGGATATCCAGATGATTGCCGTTGAGCCGGAGCCGGGGCATAAGATTCAGGGTCTCAAAAATATGCAGGAATCATATCCCCCCGGAATTTACGACAAGCAGAAGCTGGATCGCATAATCAGGGTTCAGGACAACGACGCTTTTGAAGCCTGCCGCCGTCTTGCCAAGGAAGAGGGTGTATTCGTAGGGATGAGTTCCGGCGCAGCCATGGCCGGGGCTGCTGCCATAGCCTCTGAGCTTGATGACGGTCTGGTGGTGACGATTTTTCCCGATGGTGGTGAACGATACCTTTCCACTCCCCTGTTTCGACCCCAGATTCTGAAGGGACCGAAACTGTTTGACCAGAGCAGCGGAGAAGACCGGGTTCTTTCCATTTCAGAGGCCGAAACCGGATTGTTCACAATGGGACCATCCTTCGACAATCCCTATGATCCTGAAGTTTTCCGGCGTATAGTTCTGCTTGATGTGCTGTCCCGGCATCTTGAGCGTGAGGGTGCCAAAGTGTCAGCATTGGTAGGTCTTGCAGATCTTGAAGACCAGACCCTTGCCGCCTCCCGTGAGCGGGGTGTGGACCGTGAATCCTTTTCCACCGAGGTCTCCACTGCCGTGCGTAAAGCCGCTTATCTGCTGGGTGTGCGTAAATCCATGCGTTTTGCGCGTGCTTCAGAATCCGTGGACCGCATCGTAGAGCTTTGTCGAGCATTGCTGGCTCACGGGCTGGCTTATGAGAAGCTGCGGTCCGTGTATTTCGATATCTCCCGCGACAAGGGCTACGGCCAGATGTCCAACATGGATATCGATAAGGTCAGCCTCGGCAAAACAGTGGACATGGATGACTATGTAAAAGAGAATCCCCGCGATTTTACTCTGCTCAAACGGGCTACCTTGCAGGACCTCAAGCTTGGCGATATTATCGAAACCGAGTGGGGCAATGTTCGCCCCAGCTGGTTTATGCAGCAGGCAGTAACCGCCCTTGAAGGATTGTCCGGTGTAAGCCTTGTGCTGGCCGGGGA encodes the following:
- a CDS encoding sulfotransferase family 2 domain-containing protein, with protein sequence MEYNLIKSLDDIEYGATLLIYGTGEAAQELFVALRKKRPDVTIECFMDSYKYSGDICSVPIVNVSEIGRFSACKVVIASMYYEEIAAELEARGCIDYFVFSKRDHSAHIVNDFIMIDRHKMLMLRETPSLEMEGVFYIFNLGPGVDAEKRLINFLGCEDIPCGGHAFLTVLDYDYEAVFSRINHRRYNRFCLIDYDGSDSQLIGLTEYITNFLDKQVLIYKRPYPQRNFSVVEGKKLLFLEICKNALSSSVEIIKQVADKYRDYRVLFMKQRNFGDVCDPVFESYTKFAIVRNPYQRLSSVYSHIMREAPNAFLYPVLKKSIPNFDFESFCKFVAKCPDEFADVHFKSQTAHLTLPNGLASDFNLLRMENYADDIKSFFASIGEDIEVLHKNRSRPNKVDYIKDYYTPELIQLVNERYKDDFINFGYDFL
- a CDS encoding 6-hydroxymethylpterin diphosphokinase MptE-like protein, producing MSAYPFLKDNIEALSTYNPPFYSWLSSQDIDEEQLTNSLFQNKWNILDWKMEDGNGMFETVPPNALYKSWTAKEKPNTSATIIVGCNVGYGLNQVLMNTPESHKVIVVEPNPEMLLACLGQTDYRPFLKAGKLHFCPVDENSLMSIIKDLDLQFVYGKIYLRSDMASQQLGPEYARWSNIIRNKLESFSAEMNTLRLKQDVMVGNELDNFSRILGDGSITPLKGSGRGMGAVILGAGPSLAEFGPELAKNPGQAIFTTSLQGLPAVQKVGIKPHFCVGIDYNDSMINVYKQLDREWAKDIPLIYSSKLDHKVLEAYPGPTIPMWTVGGIGTFVLGNHEEIFDAGSNVSITLARFLDWCGFKHILLVGQDFAWKGDSSHAPGHQNTNAVRNNSYNPAMLVELKNADGEKLSSTVQYVTSKREMEDDIKKLQTPFYNLYGGCAVIEGTHNVDMQKINEAGLLSAIPEIMDSFENAMKKTSTPRPLPNFEPRSPKWTSSLNHVTKRLEKLFRKHGKNQDEIHKALHDVYFFIRQDLLYMPYLYNEILDIAGLARAQASYTPKDLPRYKRIVKKILTKVRHMDRSICFTGNRKAA
- a CDS encoding cysteine synthase; this encodes MFARDILELVGGTPLVEMRGLNPNKKVKILAKLESMNPGGSIKDRAAGAMIRKAEKSGELTPDKIIIEATSGNTGIGLAMACAVRGYKLMLIMPETASEERKMIMRAYGAEIMLTPGHLATDGAIELAYRFYREEPEKYLLMDQYNNEASIEAHYDGTGQEIWDQTDGKVTHVVACLGTTGTVMGITKRLKELNKDIQMIAVEPEPGHKIQGLKNMQESYPPGIYDKQKLDRIIRVQDNDAFEACRRLAKEEGVFVGMSSGAAMAGAAAIASELDDGLVVTIFPDGGERYLSTPLFRPQILKGPKLFDQSSGEDRVLSISEAETGLFTMGPSFDNPYDPEVFRRIVLLDVLSRHLEREGAKVSALVGLADLEDQTLAASRERGVDRESFSTEVSTAVRKAAYLLGVRKSMRFARASESVDRIVELCRALLAHGLAYEKLRSVYFDISRDKGYGQMSNMDIDKVSLGKTVDMDDYVKENPRDFTLLKRATLQDLKLGDIIETEWGNVRPSWFMQQAVTALEGLSGVSLVLAGEIHRFPHLENLRAIWAGAGVSPQAWMVAQPVLPGGPVLPCVDELLEQSGQPIAVRMWMLSSSYKKPLVCSEQSISMWVKNQQKLQDLASGLSVHAGDSGEVSEDIDQEVFTLKSGLSQALNDNLKLHRFWPILFSFTKSINSLLGASKLSAREAKFCLDQLLEVDDILGILDHEAMPVPFVSLPEEAKDLLEQRELARVNKDFATADGLREKLLELGFNVEDSSEGARVFRVKS